From the Tetrapisispora phaffii CBS 4417 chromosome 10, complete genome genome, one window contains:
- the TPHA0J00300 gene encoding uncharacterized protein (similar to Saccharomyces cerevisiae CIN8 (YEL061C); ancestral locus Anc_6.16), translated as MIESAKMENITVAVRCREPIDEEKHSGSPTIISIGDNEDGTSNEVIVLDESTGRKKIYTLDAVYGEQDDQKKLFDETVIPFYKSFFDGYNVSIMSYGSRFSGKNYTLYGEYSELQNANNAESENLGVVPRVLSRLFKDLESNGNDHIIKCSFVEIYNDELRDLLIDTGNNANGNNSNGATGSTGKKLRIVDSASNGLRSAGSSNSSTRDNSPLTNSKKIPTAMMRKRMGKRSLPPNNSISNNTANNNRLSLSRTNSFSDYSLQSSHERLNSIYIQNLQEITITEIEEGMAIIKKGLKNRRIASTGSASDKNEFSKRSHSIFNITLYKEEEVNEVFRMSKLSFVNFAGSEYGDNNTSKNGAFNSNLQSFNKMINGMVNNSTYASFLDSKLTQLLQNNFDGITRTLFIANIAPLKKQLDATCSVLTMATKIKEIKNEPKKGSVITKESLIKILSNELVKTKSDLLSYKSNDNGIYMDEKHYSELTKTLESYKEKIQNSKNSINELTKKGNEIRIEKRTFEEINERQRIKLQNLRETISNLNCALEKQSKRESELENIKIKLHSILGNMQKSVEKYSDKEIHLQNKLKLLYDKELVKLKNSLESNFADIKNRMPDDNDNMNTNIDNIKAEILKIANQSQSKVKELLTNSANQVLDTSPKYFEQLDTNLKNLEESVEINHNKYSELLSDISEEFNNLNNYINDNFLKSSHEELIDTYINRTYHEVQGISVEFTENFKKLLDIYVEKNTKSLSKSITSLTSEIVENELTQFNPEKKKWELASNEIIENFNESITKNKNKNSEILAKLLSESTSTSELFINNMSSIKKNVEIVEEFSEIFNSNDLIKSEFLEIINKNKKLKDLITDNFNSSENSIDSFDNLKEAMQNVFKNEMKESYSNDTLNLKEIFEQMEQQKLGVNSSSKKKAYKQNLSPSKISPIKSSTKLNSPLKVEIQSLSEIDMKRPIKRKLNLNLDLSENLNSSKMIHKE; from the coding sequence ATGATTGAAAGCGCTAAAATGGAGAATATTACAGTAGCGGTACGATGTCGGGAGCCCATCGATGAGGAAAAGCATAGCGGGAGTCCAACTATTATATCAATTGGTGATAATGAGGATGGTACCTCGAATGAGGTGATAGTGTTAGATGAAAGTACGGGAAGGAAGAAGATATACACTTTGGATGCAGTATATGGGGAACAAGATGATCAGAAGAAATTGTTTGATGAGACCGTTATTCCATTTTATAAGAGCTTCTTTGATGGGTATAACGTGTCGATAATGAGTTATGGATCGCGGTTTTCTGGTAAAAACTATACACTGTATGGTGAGTATTCTGAATTACAAAACGCAAATAATGCTGAATCGGAGAACTTAGGGGTAGTGCCGAGAGTACTATCTCGACTGTTTAAGGATTTGGAGAGCAATGGAAATGatcatataataaaatgttCTTTTGTGGAAATATACAATGATGAGTTAAGAGATTTACTAATAGATACAGGTAATAACGCTAATGGGAACAATAGCAACGGCGCAACTGGAAGCACGGGTAAAAAATTGAGAATTGTAGATTCTGCAAGCAACGGTCTTAGGTCAGCGGGAAGCAGTAATTCAAGCACAAGAGATAATTCACCGTTGACAAATTCTAAGAAAATACCCACTGCAATGATGAGGAAAAGAATGGGGAAAAGGTCGTTACCACCAAACAATTCTATTTCGAATAATACTGCAAACAATAATAGGCTTTCACTATCAAGGACGAACTCTTTTTCTGATTATTCATTACAGAGTTCTCATGAAAGACTGaatagtatatatattcaaaacttACAGGAGATAACAATAACGGAAATCGAGGAAGGAATGgcaattataaaaaaaggGTTAAAAAATAGAAGAATTGCTTCCACCGGCTCTGCATCAGATAAGAATGAATTTTCTAAGAGAAGTCATtccattttcaatatcacATTATACAAAGAGGAAGAAGTTAATGAGGTGTTTAGAATGTCTAAATTGAGTTTTGTGAATTTTGCTGGATCAGAATATGgagataataatacaagTAAAAATGGTGCctttaattcaaatttacagagttttaataaaatgattAACGGCATGGTAAATAACTCAACTTATGCATCATTCCTGGATTCCAAGTTAACACAACTTTTGCAAAATAACTTTGATGGAATCACCAGGACATTATTTATCGCTAACATAGCAccattaaaaaaacaactaGATGCTACTTGTTCAGTGTTAACTATGGCaactaaaataaaagaaataaaaaatgaaccAAAAAAGGGATCAGTAATAACGAAAGAgtcattaattaaaattcttTCAAACGAATTAGTTAAAACAAAATCGgatttattatcatataaGTCAAACGATAATGGTATTTATATGGATGAAAAGCATTACTCAGAGTTAACAAAAACATTGGAATCATACAAAgagaaaattcaaaattcaaaaaattcaattaatgaattaacAAAGAAAGGAAATGAAATTAGGATTGAAAAGAGAAcatttgaagaaatcaATGAACGCCAGAGAATCAAGTTACAGAATTTAAGGGAAACAATTAGCAATTTAAATTGTGCATTAGAAAAACAAAGTAAAAGAGAATCTGagttagaaaatattaaaataaaactacATTCTATATTGGGAAACATGCAAAAATctgttgaaaaatattctgaTAAAGAAATACATTTgcaaaataaattgaagtTATTATATGATAAGGAATTAgtcaaattaaaaaattctttagAAAGTAATTTTGcagatattaaaaataggATGCCggatgataatgataacatGAATACcaatattgataatattaaagcagaaatattaaaaatagcGAACCAATCACAATCTAAAGTTAAGGAACTCTTAACAAATAGTGCAAACCAAGTTTTAGATACTTcaccaaaatattttgaacaGTTGGATACTAACCTAAAGAATTTAGAGGAATCAGTTGAGATCAatcataataaatattcagaATTGTTGTCAGATATTAGCGAAGAGttcaataatttgaataattacATAAATGACAATTTTCTCAAGTCTAGCCATGAAGAACTTATCGATACATACATTAATAGGACCTATCATGAAGTACAAGGTATTTCTGTCGAATTTACAGAAAACTTTAAGAAACTATTGGATATATATGTTGAAAAGAATACAAAAAGTTTATCAAAGAGTATAACTTCATTAACTTCCgaaattgttgaaaatgaattaacTCAGTTTAATccagaaaagaaaaaatggGAATTAGCATCTAATGAGATCATAGAAAATTTTAACGAAAGTATAACCAAGAATAAGAATAAGAACAGCGAGATATTAGCTAAACTATTATCTGAATCGACCTCAACTTCAGaactttttataaataatatgaGCTCGATAAAGAAGAATGTGGAGATTGTGGAAGAATTTTCCGAAATATTTAACTCAAATGATTTGATAAAGTCAGAGTTTTTAGAAatcataaataaaaataaaaagttaaaagatCTCATTACggataattttaattcttcagAAAATTCCATTGAttcttttgataatttgaaGGAAGCTATGCAAAATGTCTTCAAGAACGAAATGAAAGAATCATATAGCAATGACacattaaatttgaaagaaatttttgaacAAATGGAACAACAAAAACTGGGAGTTAATTCCtcttcaaaaaagaaagcaTACAAACAAAATCTTTCCCCATCTAAGATTTCACCAATAAAATCTTCAACGAAGTTAAATAGTCCTCTAAAAGTTGAAATCCAATCACTATCTGAAATAGATATGAAGAGACCGATCAAGAGAAAATTAAATCTCAACCTTGATTTATCAGAAAATCTTAACTCAAGTAAAATGATACATAAAGAATGA
- the NPR2 gene encoding nitrogen permease regulating protein NPR2 (similar to Saccharomyces cerevisiae NPR2 (YEL062W); ancestral locus Anc_6.17) encodes MNNSFDGFVPIHGIFYSVFHPTEGTKVSYEFPPSNLVKSGINFDAIKNYVIPKPQLCHKLLTLKYNNYRIVGYPIIINSSLYARNNFSFNLVFVFPYECETSPYEPVVERLGKMFCELEGQCQFLSKCEKDMAYFDFKLISNLIDQDKSNTEPDNNILSKTNSMILPTISNIDTTVGSTNTQDKANSKEVEYLFSKYNVIQNYIKNDKMQLSMNDILMRVFQDLNSYSECYIPIDDGNAIDIKLFPTLMPPIDSISVEDVPIPTVNLNKIIDVNWDPTMLKIVPYIDGLNSIFKIANLSNSDAMLVIECIRHFVYYGCVILSDIFQFSNIYAPTSSITDFLTDPTLATECQIYVTSPEDSLLSALPFKKGRKMVKNRRSASIASHFTSSSSLRQNLNSKASSFISDEGHHNDDTAYPNHDSIYENRRRSESSFSSGNNDEMHQNRNYLPTKSTLFDLYRSLSQGVKLEEWYQINFNSIRDNFIDIRRFIIFGIIKRIIYRCHSYPLPKNYEAFSKLNDLKNLQNGPKIVKNKSQSYTYNIFSTSDIKFGVDLYTDTKKKLHTLDVDVADRVLNNVYKKLSTNGRPTTSINGQGQHPSKVAFKNQSYDNDLPGLMNNLGIEATKFSREININDKIYLLDALQSAENLDNICSNLELSREEVETLLNELTEYRIINC; translated from the coding sequence ATGAATAATAGTTTTGATGGATTTGTGCCTATTCATGGTATATTTTACTCTGTGTTTCACCCAACCGAGGGTACAAAAGTCAGTTATGAATTCCCACCTAGTAATTTGGTGAAGTCAGGTATTAACTTCGATGCTATAAAGAACTATGTGATACCTAAACCACAACTATGCCATAAGTTATTaactttgaaatataataattatagaATAGTGGGCTATCCGATCATAATTAACTCATCATTGTACGCTAGAAATAACTTCAGCTTTAACTTAGTTTTTGTATTTCCCTATGAATGTGAAACATCCCCATACGAACCAGTGGTAGAAAGGTTGGGGAAGATGTTCTGTGAATTAGAAGGCCAATGTCAGTTCTTATCAAAATGTGAGAAGGATATGGCTTACtttgatttcaaattgatttcaaatttaatagatCAAGACAAGTCGAACACAGAACCAgacaataatattctttcGAAAACAAACTCAATGATACTTCCTACTATAAGTAATATAGATACTACAGTGGGATCAACTAATACCCAAGATAAAGCTAATTCAAAGGAAGTcgaatatttattttccaaGTACAATGTTATccaaaattatattaagaATGATAAAATGCAACTCTCTATGAACGATATCTTAATGCGAGTATTTCAAGATTTAAACAGTTATTCTGAATGTTATATACCTATCGATGATGGGAATGCTATTGATATAAAACTATTTCCTACATTAATGCCTCcaattgattcaatttcAGTAGAAGATGTACCTATACCCACTGTCAatcttaataaaattattgatgtCAACTGGGACCCAACAATGTTAAAAATAGTTCCATATATCGATGGTTTAAATAgcatatttaaaattgcTAATTTAAGCAATAGTGATGCCATGTTAGTGATTGAATGTATACGGCATTTTGTGTACTATGGCTGTGTTATTCTCTCTgatatttttcagttttcGAATATATATGCACCAACCAGTTCAATTACAGATTTTTTGACGGATCCAACGTTAGCGACAGAATGTCAAATATATGTCACAAGTCCAGAAGACTCTTTGCTATCAGCATTACCCTTTAAGAAGGGTAGAAAAATGGTGAAAAATAGGAGATCTGCATCGATTGCTTCCCATTTCACTTCTTCTAGTTCATTGAGACAAAATCTAAACTCAAAAGCTTCCTCGTTTATCTCTGACGAGGGGCATCATAATGATGACACAGCATATCCAAACCATGATTCTATATATGAAAATAGACGAAGGTCTGAGAGCAGTTTTTCAAGTggaaataatgatgaaatgCATCAAAATCGAAATTATTTACCAACTAAATCGACATTATTTGATCTATACAGATCACTAAGTCAAGGCGTTAAACTGGAGGAGTGGtatcaaattaattttaatagtaTTAGAGACAATTTTATCGACATTAGACGCTTCATAATATTTGGAATCATAAAGAGAATCATTTATAGATGTCATTCATATCCGCTACCTAAAAATTATGAAGCCTTCTCAAAGCTGAATGATCTCAAAAACCTGCAAAACGGTCCAAAAATAGTAAAGAATAAAAGTCAAAGTTATACTTATAACATATTTTCAACTtctgatattaaatttggaGTTGATTTGTATACagatacaaaaaaaaagcTACATACCCTGGATGTCGATGTTGCGGATAGAGTGTTGAATAATGtatacaaaaaattatccaCGAATGGAAGACCTACTACTTCGATCAATGGACAAGGACAACATCCTTCAAAAGTTGCATTTAAGAATCAATCTTATGATAATGATCTTCCAGGTCTAATGAACAATCTTGGGATTGAAGCAACCAAATTTAGTCGTGAAATAAACATAAAtgacaaaatatatttactcGATGCACTTCAATCTGCCGAAAATTTGGATAATATATGTTCAAATCTAGAGTTGTCCAGAGAAGAAGTTGAAACACTTTTAAATGAACTTACCGAATACCGCATTATAAACTGTTaa
- the TSR3 gene encoding ribosome biogenesis protein TSR3 (similar to Saccharomyces cerevisiae YOR006C; ancestral locus Anc_6.19) has protein sequence MAKGKNKSSETRSGKPSRGSNGHHTRTNHKRMEMKFSNAGTGANSKEAGFPVKLAMWDFDHCDPKRCSGKKLERLGLIKSLRVGQKFQGIVVSPNGKGVVCPDDKETVEEFGASVVECSWARLDEVPFNKIGGKHERLLPYLVAANQVNYGRPWRLNCVEALAACFAIVGRVDLAAELLEHFSWGLGFLELNKELLEMYQKCTDSESVKKVEEEWLEKIDKEVQERKSQSREGDIWLQGNTNRDLQDMSDDEEFDSEQYYSEENTERKIRYDNLGNVLISEEENESEEEEEVRYDALGNIIESEEEAAELKYDSLGNLIEDDEQEVEEDLARTTEKLKKLET, from the coding sequence ATGGCAAAAGGTAAGAATAAAAGCAGTGAAACGAGAAGTGGAAAGCCTTCTAGAGGGTCGAATGGCCATCACACAAGAACGAACCATAAACGAATGGAAATGAAATTCTCTAATGCTGGTACTGGTGCTAATAGCAAGGAAGCTGGGTTTCCTGTTAAGCTTGCTATGTGGGACTTTGATCATTGCGACCCAAAGAGATGTAGTGGTAAAAAGCTTGAGAGACTAGGTTTGATTAAGTCTTTGAGAGTTGGCCAGAAGTTCCAAGGTATCGTTGTTTCTCCCAATGGAAAAGGTGTTGTCTGCCCAGATGATAAAGAAACTGTAGAAGAATTCGGAGCTTCAGTAGTCGAGTGTTCATGGGCAAGACTGGATGAGGTGCCATTCAACAAAATAGGTGGTAAACATGAGAGATTGTTACCTTATTTAGTTGCTGCCAATCAAGTTAATTACGGAAGGCCTTGGAGATTGAACTGCGTAGAAGCTTTAGCTGCTTGCTTTGCTATTGTTGGCAGAGTTGATTTGGCTGCTGAGTTACTGGAACACTTCTCGTGGGGATTAGGGTTTttagaattaaataaagaattgCTGGAAATGTATCAAAAGTGTACAGATTCAGAGTCAGTTAAGAAAGTTGAAGAAGAGTGGTTAGAGAAAATTGACAAAGAAGTCCAGGAAAGAAAATCCCAATCGAGAGAAGGTGATATCTGGCTACAAGGCAACACTAACAGAGACTTGCAAGATATGTCTGATGATGAGGAATTCGATAGCGAACAATACTACTCTGAGGAAAATACTGAGAGAAAAATAAGGTACGATAATTTAGGTAACGTACTAATTAGTGAAGAAGAGAATGAgtctgaagaagaagaagaggtTAGATATGATGCATTAGGCAACATCATCGAAAGTGAGGAAGAAGCAGCTGAATTGAAATACGATTCGCTCGGAAACTTgattgaagatgatgagCAAGAGGTGGAAGAAGACCTAGCTCGCACAacagaaaaattgaagaaattagaGACCTAA
- the TPHA0J00330 gene encoding uncharacterized protein (similar to Saccharomyces cerevisiae YML002W; ancestral locus Anc_6.20), producing MAYFMPVLKNPLINAVFNCPDPHASPFKKLYNELRDKDFLLLVPNDFILLYYKDSTSNISFRELCYTYDFVAAHILILDKNSSTDKISSSNQKNGDVYLKSLNGKEVLLRQSLCIPIKGYFSKRKSQMRDATLLTNFNDYLHGSGHFGIMHIDYPLGVSDWTLIDELKGFEESRELPFHSQDKDKPGLLQRTEENKADRVKFIQLFQERKDWTIELEKYLKKYQAMEPLQNIGSELFHDIVNMIYNTLKEEQRFQRFTNLYDIAYEYIESLLYQDIWNKLQEHYRDKILDFRLVSQLSLDMLDTTFYNRTFKNFQLIDIVNMEACMVQAVSVFKGIKSANSYSKKVDVIFKTLNIITGKNSDDTIRDNTLPKLPLIDADTLVSLFALLLCRAGVEDVFLHVQYLQSFYKDENTVKFGALGYTLSTIEATLSYFYELSNSDESRIQLQKLSLLEDFLIKIRSQHDDLIPINQFKDYFRYRTQYGESILSLLIANKKNEALCEALLNFEDIFPLDDLLYDTDVSGSTLLIKCLKERNLEAAEILIEIFQNSCTNSELLNYYNKTDKTKRTLAHYITDEIEILEKIGKYINWTLKDLKGRTALFTIFRSYDQTTYSSTIKIALDQALLWYKNNDIIFKVSDHTDLFGDSLLHILKSQVSLLLKFEDLDINIPNLKGMTPLMTYVKYNRIDNIKTILEDGRLIIKKLQKDKYLNCLDYGKNFTVFNLLAAKLSKDVIFENAYISYARYEKSHWYLCISVQKDDLEYTTNIIKLKKYYNLINAMQKIYKSDFIPYSDMLDCLKKIIEGHNILPIRRLKIKNYLNFLSHGLSALLYFEKIDPLTLLDENLIIKWISSKLQQQEKSIDDHSSFKPLSAEDINNIKAFCDFSFQEIGKTNNVIQSFLKLSIFGEIKNTDLNTSYDILERLGSYFSNNEISRTLGDLQSISPHVHSSMVYYELSQDILFMKKCTLILTSKLASFIKDKLSIWLKKNTKLLEHRKEYSIKFLQSNEETGNLSENTSVFRYAWNVTYRKEEERRLKFAMLELERDLKKLGTEIRVKHEELAEEFSDYVRMKSKFNSNLLVRKFVSLNLAHLKEQSNLVQRIAMKLNTK from the coding sequence ATGGCTTATTTTATGCCAGTATTAAAGAATCCATTGATCAATGCTGTGTTTAACTGTCCTGATCCCCATGCATCGCCATTTAAAAAGCTTTACAATGAATTAAGGGACAAAGACTTTTTGCTATTGGTACCGAATGACTTcattcttttatattataagGATTCGACTTCTAATATCTCGTTTAGGGAACTATGCTATACATATGATTTCGTTGCAGCCCATATTCTTATTCTTGATAAGAATAGTTCAACTGATAAGATATCTAGCAGCAATCAAAAGAATGGGGatgtttatttaaaatcacTGAATGGAAAAGAAGTTCTCCTAAGGCAATCATTATGCATACCGATTAAAGGATATTTCTCCAAAAGAAAGAGCCAGATGAGAGATGCCACACTGTTgacaaattttaatgattacTTGCATGGTTCTGGTCATTTTGGAATTATGCACATTGATTATCCATTAGGAGTTAGTGATTGGACATTAatagatgaattgaaaGGTTTTGAAGAGTCAAGGGAATTGCCTTTCCATAGTCAAGATAAAGATAAACCCGGTTTGCTACAAAGAACAGAAGAGAATAAAGCTGATAGAGTAAAATTTATCCAACTATTTCAAGAACGTAAAGATTGGACCATAGAGTTAGAAAAATACcttaaaaaatatcaagCTATGGAACctttacaaaatattggGTCTGAATTATTCCACGATATTGTCAATATGATATATAATACATTAAAAGAAGAGCAAAGATTTCAAAGATTCACTAATCTATATGATATAGCATATGAATATATCGAATCTTTGTTATATCAAGATATTTGGaataaattacaagaaCATTATAGAGATAAAATACTGGATTTTAGACTTGTTTCTCAACTTTCATTAGATATGCTGGATACAACATTCTATAACCGTACATTCAAGAATTTCCAATTGATTGACATAGTTAATATGGAAGCTTGCATGGTTCAAGCAGTGTCTGTGTTTAAAGGAATCAAGTCAGCAAACagttattcaaaaaaagtAGACGTTATCTTCAAAACTCTTAACATAATTACGGGAAAGAATTCAGATGATACTATTAGAGATAATACACTGCCAAAACTACCTCTAATTGATGCAGATACATTAGTTAGCTTATTTGCGCTCCTATTATGTAGAGCTGGGGTAGAAGATGTTTTCCTACATGTTCAATATTTACAATCATTTTATAAGGATGAAAATACAGTTAAGTTCGGTGCCTTAGGATACACATTATCGACAATTGAGGCAACTTTATCTTACTTCTATGAGCTTTCGAATAGTGATGAATCTAGAATCCAGCttcaaaaattatctttaCTAGAagattttttgataaaaataaggAGCCAGCATGACGATTTGATACCTATCAATCAGTTTAAAGACTACTTTAGATATAGAACACAGTATGGAGAATCCATTTTGTCATTGCTTATTGCcaataagaaaaatgaaGCTTTGTGTGAAgctttattgaattttgaagatatttTCCCGCTGgatgatttattatatgaCACCGACGTAAGTGGTTCAAcattattgataaaatgCTTGAAAGAAAGGAATTTGGAAGCTGCAGagattttaattgaaatatttcaaaattcgTGCACAAATTCAGAActtctaaattattataacaAAACTGACAAAACCAAAAGGACACTGGCTCATTATATTAcagatgaaattgaaattttggaaaaaattGGGAAGTACATTAATTGGACTcttaaagatttaaaagGGCGGACTGCATTATTCACCATATTTAGAAGTTATGATCAAACGACGTATTCAAGTACTATAAAAATTGCATTAGATCAGGCTCTATTGTGGTATAAAAacaatgatattatttttaaagtcTCAGATCATACTGACTTATTTGGCGATTCATTAttacatattttaaaatctcaAGTTTCATTATTACTGAAATTTGAAGATCTAGATATTAACATTCCAAATCTGAAAGGAATGACACCTCTGATGACATACgttaaatataatagaatTGATAACATAAAAACAATTCTTGAGGATGGCAGgttgataataaagaagCTACAAAAggataaatatttaaattgtttGGATTATGGTAAGAATTTTACAGTTTTTAATCTACTGGCTGCAAAACTTAGTAAAGATGTGATATTTGAGAACGCATATATTTCATATGCTCGTTACGAGAAATCTCATTGGTACCTTTGTATTTCGGTTCAAAAAGATGATCTTGAATATACGACAAACATcatcaaattaaaaaaatattataaccTTATAAATGCTatgcaaaaaatatacaaatcTGACTTCATTCCATACTCAGATATGTTAGATTGTTTAAAGAAAATCATTGAAGGGCATAATATATTACCAATAAGAAGGTTaaagattaaaaattatCTGAATTTCTTATCTCATGGCTTAAGTGCgctattatattttgagaAAATAGATCCACTTACGTTACTAGACGAAAATCTGATCATAAAATGGATTTCCTCGAAACTTCAGCAACAAGAGAAGTCTATTGATGATCATAGTAGTTTCAAGCCCTTATCGGCTGAggatataaataatatcaaagCATTTTGTGACTTTAGTTTTCAAGAAATAGGTAAAACGAATAATGTAATTCAGAGTTTTTTGAAGTTGAGTATTTTTGGGGAAATTAAGAATACTGATCTTAATACTTCCTATGATATTCTAGAAAGGTTGGGCtcatatttttctaataatgaaatcTCGAGAACTTTGGGCGATCTGCAAAGTATATCTCCACATGTACATTCATCAATGGTTTATTATGAGTTATCACAGGACATATTATTTATGAAAAAATGTACCCTAATATTAACCTCAAAATTAGCATCGTTCATAAAAGACAAACTGTCAATTTGGTTGAAAAAGAATACAAAACTATTAGAACATCGAAAGGAATActctattaaatttttgcAGAGTAATGAAGAAACTGGAAATCTTTCTGAAAATACGAGTGTGTTTAGATATGCCTGGAATGTTACGTACAGGAAGGAGGAAGAAAGACGATTAAAATTCGCTATGCTTGAGTTGGAGAGAGATCTTAAAAAGCTTGGCACAGAAATAAGAGTGAAGCATGAAGAATTAGCAGAAGAATTTAGTGACTATGTTAGGATGAAATCCAAGTTTAACAGTAACCTTCTGGTTAGGAAGTTTGTTTCTCTAAATCTAGCTCATCTAAAAGAACAGAGCAACCTCGTACAACGGATTGCAATGAAGCTTAATACTA